The Nitrospira sp. KM1 genome includes a window with the following:
- the pgi gene encoding glucose-6-phosphate isomerase: MTTTNTSLIERSSWKALEEHGRQIQGKHLRSLFADDPQRGTRMTAEGVGIFLDYSKNRATDDTVRLLVRLSEESGLRARIDAMFGGEKINVTEKRAVLHTALRAPRGASIVVDGENVVPKVHAVLDKMAGFCTSVRSGVWKGHTGGRIRNVVNIGIGGSDLGPVMAYEALRHYSERNMTFRFVSNVDGTDFAEAVRDLNPAETLFIVSSKTFTTLETMTNAHTAREWLLRGLGGDAASVAKHFVAVSTNASEVSKFGIDTANMFEFWDWVGGRYSMESAIGLSTMLAVGSDHFMAMLKGFHEMDEHFRTAPFDRNLPVLMGLFALWYANFFGAQTVAVLPYDQYLKRFPAYLQQLTMESNGKHVTLDGKQTAYDTGAIYWGEPGTNGQHSFYQLIHQGTRLIPCDFIAFQRSLNTLGRHHEILMANVFAQSEALAFGKTADQVKQEGTPEWLVPHRVFEGNRPSNTILVDRLTPETLGKLVALYEHSVFTQGAIWGIDSFDQWGVELGKVLAQRIIPELENSGEPKLGHDSSTNNLIRRYRVRSRG; this comes from the coding sequence ATGACGACTACCAATACTTCTCTTATCGAACGTTCTTCGTGGAAAGCACTCGAAGAGCATGGGCGGCAGATCCAAGGCAAGCATCTTCGCAGTCTCTTTGCCGATGATCCGCAGCGTGGGACACGAATGACGGCCGAGGGTGTGGGAATATTTCTCGACTACTCCAAGAACCGTGCGACGGATGACACGGTGAGGCTCCTCGTCCGTCTGTCGGAGGAGTCCGGGTTGCGCGCACGGATCGATGCTATGTTCGGAGGCGAAAAGATCAACGTGACGGAAAAGCGCGCCGTGTTGCACACCGCACTTCGAGCCCCGCGAGGCGCATCGATCGTCGTGGACGGCGAAAACGTCGTGCCGAAGGTCCATGCGGTCCTCGACAAGATGGCGGGATTTTGTACCAGCGTGCGAAGCGGAGTCTGGAAAGGGCATACGGGCGGGCGTATCCGCAATGTGGTGAACATCGGCATCGGCGGATCCGACCTCGGACCCGTCATGGCCTATGAGGCGCTCAGACACTACAGCGAACGAAACATGACGTTCAGGTTCGTCTCAAATGTCGATGGGACCGACTTCGCCGAGGCCGTCCGGGATTTGAATCCTGCCGAGACGCTCTTCATCGTGTCATCAAAGACGTTCACGACGTTGGAGACGATGACCAACGCGCACACCGCGCGGGAGTGGCTCCTGAGGGGGTTGGGCGGCGACGCCGCCTCTGTCGCCAAACATTTTGTCGCCGTGTCCACGAATGCGTCCGAGGTGTCGAAGTTCGGGATCGATACGGCCAACATGTTCGAGTTCTGGGACTGGGTCGGGGGCCGCTATTCGATGGAATCCGCAATTGGTTTGTCCACGATGCTGGCCGTCGGTTCTGACCATTTCATGGCCATGCTGAAGGGGTTCCATGAAATGGACGAGCACTTCCGGACCGCTCCCTTTGACCGCAATCTGCCGGTGCTCATGGGCTTATTTGCCCTCTGGTACGCGAACTTTTTCGGCGCTCAGACCGTGGCGGTTCTCCCGTATGACCAGTATTTGAAACGGTTTCCGGCATACCTGCAGCAATTGACGATGGAAAGCAACGGCAAGCACGTGACACTCGACGGAAAGCAGACCGCGTACGATACGGGGGCGATTTATTGGGGAGAACCTGGCACCAACGGCCAGCATTCCTTTTATCAACTCATCCATCAGGGGACCAGACTCATTCCTTGCGATTTCATCGCCTTTCAGCGGTCACTGAACACTCTTGGCAGACACCACGAGATCCTTATGGCTAATGTCTTTGCTCAAAGCGAAGCGCTCGCGTTCGGCAAGACTGCCGATCAGGTCAAGCAGGAAGGTACGCCCGAGTGGCTCGTGCCTCACCGGGTATTCGAGGGGAACCGACCGTCCAACACGATTCTCGTCGATCGGCTCACGCCGGAAACGCTTGGCAAGCTGGTCGCTCTCTACGAGCATTCCGTCTTCACCCAAGGGGCAATCTGGGGAATTGATTCGTTCGACCAGTGGGGGGTGGAACTCGGGAAAGTACTGGCTCAGCGCATCATTCCTGAATTGGAGAACAGCGGTGAGCCGAAACTCGGTCACGATAGTTCTACGAATAATTTGATCCGGCGGTATCGCGTCCGGTCACGCGGCTGA
- a CDS encoding mechanosensitive ion channel family protein translates to MRSMIRMLCFATIGFWLVVPGAIWVLPLLAEEGVRQPTLKDLLEQRPSESATANDIAHGVPEDPLGRGTPRSAVRGYLLSVRARNYAQAAEYLDLRNLPPDMSESQGPELARKLRIVLDRTLWIDLETLSTNPEGEGDDNLPVVRDRLGHVGTEARTYDLLLQRVPRGDGVYIWKFSGVTVAEIPELYHLFGYGPLEKIFPAWLFDVSVLGIHLWLWVIFIIVGAALYPVAMSITWLIIQVIDRFNKNLAEQFNRLFRGPVTLLLWTVIGRNAMEMIGTTVATRALGQSRTVQVFGLAWLLMRIIDFVAQRAGSNLDRKGLAGSRVLLVPLSRLVKFMALAGAVLLWLDNAGYKVTTLLAGLSISGVAVALASQKSLENIFGAVTLFSARPVKVGDFCSFGSEIGTVEEIGLRATKIRTLERTVITVPNAEFANMHLNNYSMRDRFWYHPMLQLRYETTPDQIRYILVEVRKMLYAHPKVLSEPMHVRFKNFGEYSLDIEVFAYMGVTTYDESLEVAEDLNLRVMDIIAAAGSDFAFPSQVEYSIPGKPFDDERAKAVAREVKQWKAERKLYLPNFPNETIAEIKGSLAYPPEGSPQYAPAKG, encoded by the coding sequence ATGCGAAGCATGATTCGAATGCTGTGTTTTGCGACGATTGGCTTCTGGCTCGTCGTGCCCGGGGCAATCTGGGTGCTGCCTCTTCTGGCAGAGGAAGGCGTAAGGCAACCGACGCTGAAAGATCTACTCGAGCAGCGGCCATCAGAGTCAGCCACGGCGAATGACATTGCGCACGGCGTGCCTGAGGATCCTTTGGGCCGGGGCACACCCCGATCAGCCGTTCGCGGCTATCTGCTGTCCGTAAGGGCGAGGAACTATGCGCAGGCGGCCGAGTATCTGGATCTTCGCAATCTTCCCCCGGACATGAGCGAGAGTCAGGGGCCGGAGTTGGCCAGGAAGTTACGAATCGTCCTGGATCGCACACTGTGGATTGATTTGGAAACCCTCAGCACCAATCCTGAAGGCGAGGGGGACGACAACCTTCCGGTGGTGCGCGATCGTCTTGGCCACGTTGGAACAGAGGCCAGAACCTACGATCTGCTCCTCCAACGCGTGCCGCGAGGCGATGGCGTGTACATCTGGAAGTTTTCGGGTGTGACCGTGGCAGAAATTCCGGAACTCTATCATCTCTTCGGGTATGGTCCGCTTGAGAAAATCTTTCCGGCCTGGCTTTTTGACGTGTCGGTTCTCGGGATCCATCTGTGGCTGTGGGTAATTTTCATCATTGTCGGAGCGGCACTCTATCCCGTGGCCATGTCGATAACCTGGTTGATCATTCAGGTCATTGACCGCTTCAACAAGAATCTCGCCGAGCAATTCAACCGGCTATTCAGAGGGCCCGTCACGCTGCTGCTCTGGACGGTGATCGGTAGGAACGCCATGGAAATGATCGGTACGACCGTGGCCACTCGTGCGTTGGGGCAGAGTCGGACGGTTCAGGTGTTTGGGTTGGCATGGCTCCTCATGCGTATCATTGATTTTGTTGCGCAACGGGCCGGTTCCAATCTGGATCGAAAGGGTCTCGCAGGATCACGGGTGCTGCTCGTGCCGTTGTCTCGGTTGGTCAAGTTCATGGCGTTGGCCGGTGCAGTCCTTCTGTGGTTGGACAACGCAGGCTACAAAGTGACGACCTTGCTGGCCGGACTGAGCATCAGTGGCGTGGCCGTCGCATTGGCTTCTCAGAAGAGCCTCGAGAACATTTTTGGCGCCGTGACATTGTTCTCAGCCAGGCCGGTCAAGGTTGGGGATTTCTGCAGCTTCGGTTCCGAGATAGGAACAGTGGAAGAAATCGGTCTGCGCGCAACCAAGATCCGGACACTGGAACGGACCGTGATCACAGTGCCCAACGCCGAGTTTGCGAACATGCATCTGAACAATTATTCGATGCGCGACCGGTTCTGGTATCACCCGATGCTGCAGTTGCGTTATGAAACCACCCCTGATCAGATCCGCTACATCCTGGTCGAAGTTCGCAAAATGCTTTACGCACATCCAAAAGTCTTGTCCGAACCGATGCACGTGCGTTTTAAGAACTTCGGTGAGTACTCGCTGGACATCGAAGTCTTCGCCTACATGGGCGTCACGACCTATGACGAATCGTTGGAAGTGGCGGAGGATTTGAATCTGCGTGTCATGGACATCATTGCGGCGGCCGGATCCGACTTCGCCTTTCCTTCACAAGTCGAGTACTCGATTCCAGGAAAGCCGTTCGATGACGAGCGGGCCAAAGCGGTCGCTCGCGAAGTCAAGCAATGGAAGGCCGAACGAAAACTCTATTTGCCGAATTTTCCTAACGAGACCATCGCGGAGATCAAAGGGTCGTTGGCATATCCCCCGGAGGGATCGCCGCAGTATGCTCCGGCCAAAGGATGA
- a CDS encoding patatin-like phospholipase family protein — protein sequence MEGLMRRTGTWCLVLLLTFQLGCEYVRPTLNAPLRQWVPNGGYRFIGLAPPEAENSDSMLIVAAFSGGGTRASTLAFGVLRELAHQEIIWEGKRKRLLDELDVIHALSGGTFTGAYYVLNRDQIFHDFEYRFLRKDWETELKERVFKSPSNWFRLWSPYFGRAHLMSELLDEALFDHKTYADLAALHQRPLLIIHASDMATLSRFEFTQFQFDFLCSDLGELPIAYASAASAALPLILSPISLKNYANQCSYEIPAYLEKAKRGGRIGAQRANELLSYTDSQKRPYIHLLDGGLSDNLALRGLIEGSGLSGGFEKLLIAAGVKNIKKFVVISVNAETSPDVVDFRSDHIPVISKAMGSLVDIPINRYSFDTTTLIKMGIDKWRDELRLKPRTPDSPFASDGDIYFIDASLNEVEDPDERIDLMKIPTTLYLTDPQIDKLVLGATKLIRNNKEFQRLMQDIEAPPLEESNIQADKMPLAN from the coding sequence ATGGAAGGACTCATGAGGCGCACAGGGACGTGGTGTCTGGTTTTGCTGCTGACATTCCAACTCGGATGCGAATACGTCCGGCCGACCTTGAACGCCCCGCTGAGGCAATGGGTGCCCAACGGTGGCTACCGGTTTATCGGTCTGGCGCCTCCTGAGGCCGAGAATTCTGACAGCATGCTGATCGTCGCTGCGTTTTCAGGCGGAGGAACACGTGCATCGACGTTGGCCTTCGGGGTGCTTCGGGAACTGGCTCATCAGGAGATCATTTGGGAAGGCAAACGAAAACGCCTGCTCGATGAGCTTGATGTGATACACGCCCTGTCCGGTGGAACTTTTACCGGCGCGTACTATGTCTTGAATCGTGACCAGATCTTTCATGATTTCGAATACCGCTTTCTTCGGAAGGATTGGGAAACCGAGCTCAAGGAGAGGGTGTTCAAGTCTCCAAGCAACTGGTTCAGACTCTGGTCCCCGTATTTTGGCCGGGCACATCTGATGTCCGAGCTGCTCGACGAAGCCTTGTTCGATCATAAGACCTATGCAGACCTGGCTGCCTTGCACCAGCGACCCCTCCTGATCATTCATGCGTCTGATATGGCCACGTTGTCGCGATTCGAGTTCACGCAGTTTCAGTTCGACTTTCTTTGTTCGGACCTCGGTGAATTGCCCATTGCCTATGCATCGGCGGCATCCGCTGCGTTGCCGCTCATACTGAGTCCGATTTCCCTCAAGAATTACGCCAATCAATGCAGCTACGAGATTCCTGCCTATCTGGAGAAAGCCAAACGGGGGGGCAGGATCGGCGCACAGCGCGCCAATGAATTGCTTTCGTACACGGATTCGCAAAAGCGACCCTACATTCATTTGCTCGACGGCGGATTGTCCGACAACCTTGCTCTGCGGGGCCTGATCGAGGGAAGCGGCCTTTCGGGTGGATTCGAAAAGTTGCTCATAGCTGCCGGCGTGAAAAACATCAAGAAATTCGTCGTGATTTCGGTCAATGCCGAGACATCCCCTGACGTGGTCGATTTTCGAAGCGATCACATTCCCGTGATTTCCAAGGCCATGGGGTCGTTGGTCGATATCCCCATCAATCGGTATTCATTCGATACGACCACACTCATTAAAATGGGCATCGACAAATGGCGCGACGAGCTGAGGCTGAAGCCTCGAACTCCAGACAGCCCGTTTGCATCGGATGGCGATATTTACTTCATCGACGCGAGTTTGAATGAAGTCGAAGATCCCGACGAGCGGATCGATCTGATGAAGATTCCGACGACCCTGTACTTGACGGATCCGCAGATCGACAAGCTTGTACTGGGGGCCACAAAACTCATTCGCAATAACAAGGAATTTCAGCGTCTCATGCAGGATATCGAGGCGCCGCCGTTGGAGGAGTCGAACATTCAGGCGGACAAAATGCCTCTTGCGAACTGA